The following are encoded in a window of Prochlorococcus marinus str. MIT 1013 genomic DNA:
- the cutA gene encoding divalent-cation tolerance protein CutA, translating into MALSDFNQEIYLVITTESDKKNASKLANLLLKEKLIPCVTLQDIESNFWWEGNINQSKEVQLMIKCKKENVNKVCNKISDWHSYEVPEIIYFRVSANKNYHHWVNSI; encoded by the coding sequence ATGGCTTTATCTGATTTTAATCAAGAAATTTATTTAGTTATAACTACTGAATCTGATAAAAAAAATGCATCTAAATTAGCTAATTTACTCTTGAAAGAGAAATTAATACCATGTGTAACTCTTCAAGATATCGAGTCAAATTTTTGGTGGGAAGGAAATATAAATCAATCGAAAGAAGTACAATTAATGATCAAGTGTAAGAAGGAAAATGTAAATAAGGTTTGTAATAAGATTAGTGATTGGCATAGCTACGAAGTACCAGAAATAATTTATTTTCGTGTTTCAGCCAATAAAAATTACCATCATTGGGTAAATTCTATTTGA